Proteins found in one Corynebacterium zhongnanshanii genomic segment:
- the infC gene encoding translation initiation factor IF-3 encodes MSAEARINDRIRVPEVRLVGPGGEQVGIVKTDDARKLAYEADLDLVEVAPNAKPPVAKIMDYGKFKYEQAQKARESRKNQQQTVVKEQKFRPKIDDHDYETKKNNVVRFLDKGSKVKVTIMFRGREQSRPELGFRLLERLANDVQEHGVVETRAKQDGRNMTMVLGPVRKGKK; translated from the coding sequence ATTAGCGCTGAAGCTCGCATCAACGACCGAATCCGAGTCCCTGAGGTCCGACTCGTCGGTCCAGGCGGAGAACAGGTTGGCATCGTCAAGACCGACGACGCACGCAAGCTGGCCTATGAAGCAGACCTCGATCTTGTTGAGGTCGCCCCGAACGCAAAGCCGCCCGTGGCGAAGATCATGGACTACGGCAAGTTCAAATACGAGCAGGCTCAAAAGGCCCGCGAGTCTCGTAAGAACCAGCAGCAGACTGTGGTGAAGGAGCAGAAGTTCCGCCCGAAGATTGACGACCACGACTACGAAACCAAGAAGAACAACGTAGTGCGGTTCCTCGATAAGGGCTCCAAGGTCAAGGTCACCATCATGTTCCGCGGACGTGAGCAATCCCGTCCCGAGCTGGGCTTCCGTCTGCTGGAGCGCCTCGCCAACGACGTGCAAGAACACGGCGTTGTGGAGACCCGCGCCAAGCAAGACGGCCGCAACATGACGATGGTTCTTGGCCCAGTCCGCAAGGGCAAGAAGTAA
- the rpmI gene encoding 50S ribosomal protein L35: MKQKTHKGTAKRVKITGSGKLRREQANRRHLLEGKPSRRTRRLKGTEDVAPADTKRIKRLLGKA, encoded by the coding sequence ATGAAGCAGAAGACTCACAAGGGCACCGCTAAGCGCGTGAAGATCACCGGCTCCGGTAAACTGCGCCGCGAGCAGGCTAACCGCCGTCACTTGCTGGAGGGCAAGCCTTCCCGTCGTACTCGTCGTCTGAAGGGCACCGAGGATGTAGCCCCTGCGGACACCAAGCGCATCAAGCGTCTGCTGGGTAAGGCTTAA
- a CDS encoding NAD(P)H-binding protein, producing the protein MTTSTKKVLYIGGHGKIGLLSTKKLSAQGHEVHSLVRNPDYTADINEVGGEVVLADITKLSVEEWADLLTSFDDVIWGAGNGGRGGADVTWAVDRDGALATIEALEKLQSEGRHVPRYFMISYLGATTNTAEESSESWYAYVESKKAVDLRLAETSLPYFILGPATLTDEDAAGITVLPQPLNKDALPEESQVKTSRELVADVVTELVGRDEFPSQSPLEFIDGEDAVSSI; encoded by the coding sequence ATGACTACATCAACGAAGAAGGTTCTGTACATCGGTGGCCACGGAAAGATTGGACTGCTGTCCACCAAGAAACTCTCTGCGCAGGGCCACGAGGTTCACTCCCTCGTGCGCAATCCTGACTACACCGCCGACATCAACGAAGTCGGCGGCGAGGTTGTGCTGGCTGACATCACCAAGCTCAGCGTAGAGGAATGGGCTGACCTCCTGACGTCCTTCGATGATGTTATCTGGGGAGCCGGCAACGGTGGCCGCGGTGGCGCGGACGTCACCTGGGCCGTTGACCGCGACGGCGCCCTCGCCACCATCGAGGCCTTGGAGAAGCTCCAGTCCGAGGGCCGCCACGTACCGCGGTACTTCATGATTTCTTACCTCGGCGCCACCACGAACACGGCTGAGGAATCCTCCGAATCCTGGTACGCCTACGTGGAGTCCAAGAAGGCTGTGGACCTTCGCCTGGCCGAAACCTCGCTGCCCTACTTCATCCTGGGTCCTGCAACCTTGACAGATGAGGACGCTGCAGGCATCACCGTCCTGCCACAGCCTCTGAACAAGGATGCTCTTCCGGAGGAATCTCAGGTGAAGACCTCCCGTGAGCTCGTAGCCGACGTGGTGACCGAGCTGGTGGGCCGCGATGAGTTTCCATCCCAGAGCCCACTGGAGTTCATCGACGGTGAGGACGCGGTGTCCAGCATCTAG
- the argJ gene encoding bifunctional glutamate N-acetyltransferase/amino-acid acetyltransferase ArgJ encodes MSDLHSEQSTATQPRPVGVTVPQGFSVASTTAHIKPSGKPDMALLRNDGPDFHAAAMFTRNKVTASPVRLTQSHHNGQFKAVIVNAGNANACNGAQGDKDAATTANHVAQALGIDTEDVAVCSTGLIGDVLPMDKVLAGVDALVPQLSSDVEAGGPAAEAIMTTDTVSKQAVYRGDGWSIGAMGKGVGMLAPSLATMLVFITTDAKLASPEAAQKALSASTATTFDCVDVDGSTSTNDTVLLLASGASGVTPDEEEFQRAIHQVCLDIAMQLQADAEGVTKRVSITVEGAATDAEAKEAARVIGRDNLFKCAMFGSDPNWGRVLAAVGMAPVEMEAEKISVSFNGSPVCINSTGAPNAREVDLTGTDIAVTVDLGTGKGGTATVWTTDLSYAYVEINSEYST; translated from the coding sequence ATGAGCGACCTCCACAGTGAGCAGTCCACGGCCACGCAGCCACGTCCTGTGGGCGTGACCGTTCCCCAGGGCTTTTCCGTTGCCTCTACCACGGCGCACATCAAGCCGTCGGGCAAGCCGGATATGGCCCTGTTGCGCAACGACGGCCCGGATTTTCATGCTGCGGCGATGTTTACCCGCAACAAGGTCACGGCAAGCCCGGTGCGCCTGACCCAGTCCCACCACAATGGGCAGTTCAAGGCCGTGATTGTCAATGCCGGCAACGCCAATGCGTGCAATGGCGCCCAGGGAGATAAGGACGCAGCCACCACCGCGAACCACGTGGCCCAGGCGTTGGGCATTGATACCGAGGACGTCGCCGTGTGCTCCACCGGGCTGATCGGTGATGTTCTTCCCATGGACAAGGTCCTCGCCGGCGTGGACGCGCTGGTGCCGCAGCTGTCCTCCGATGTCGAGGCCGGAGGCCCCGCCGCCGAGGCGATCATGACCACCGATACGGTCTCCAAGCAGGCCGTCTACCGGGGCGATGGCTGGTCGATTGGTGCCATGGGCAAGGGGGTGGGCATGCTCGCCCCGTCCCTGGCCACCATGTTGGTCTTTATTACCACCGACGCCAAGCTTGCCTCCCCCGAGGCTGCACAGAAAGCCTTGAGTGCCTCTACTGCCACCACGTTTGATTGCGTGGATGTGGACGGCTCCACGTCCACCAACGATACGGTGCTGTTGCTCGCCTCGGGCGCGTCCGGTGTGACTCCCGATGAGGAGGAGTTCCAGCGCGCGATTCACCAGGTGTGCCTGGATATCGCGATGCAGCTGCAGGCGGACGCGGAAGGTGTGACCAAGCGCGTGTCCATCACGGTGGAGGGAGCGGCCACCGACGCGGAGGCCAAGGAGGCCGCCCGGGTGATCGGCCGCGACAACCTCTTTAAGTGCGCGATGTTTGGAAGCGATCCGAACTGGGGCCGCGTGCTGGCCGCTGTGGGCATGGCCCCGGTGGAGATGGAGGCGGAGAAGATCAGCGTGTCCTTCAACGGCTCGCCGGTCTGCATCAATTCCACGGGTGCTCCGAATGCTCGAGAGGTGGATCTCACGGGCACGGACATCGCGGTGACCGTGGACCTAGGCACAGGCAAGGGCGGAACCGCCACTGTGTGGACCACGGACCTGTCCTATGCCTACGTGGAAATTAACTCGGAATACTCCACATAA
- the pheT gene encoding phenylalanine--tRNA ligase subunit beta, translated as MLISQSWLTRILQTANPGWSVSSEEFDAGFVKVGFETEGYEALPETTGVLCIGRVESIEELEGFKKPIRYCDVNVGQANGTGELQHIICGARNFGEGDNVVVVLPGSVLPGNFEISARKTYGKISEGMMCSAAELGLTQQSAGIITISDAELADHGLSVGDDARGILGLDDTVFDVNITPDRGYALSARGLARELGSSFALQFRDPATDPSAAALSNDLFAGLPGTDGEIYDVSVDDNTGCSVFGMRKVVGIDPTAESPLWMQRELMLCGQRPVNAATDVTNYVMFLLGQPMHAFDAAKVQGGLHVRRAEAGEKLTTLDGVERTLDAEDVVICDDNGIQSMAGVMGGSTSEISDETVDVLFEAAHWDQITVARTCRRHKLSSEASRRFERGTDPQVINEALDFAVALLAQIAGGEVVEGRTVVGSAPEMPQILMHTSRPGRTAGMVYPDGTTISRLREVGCTVRETGHRDGLGAREIEVTPPSWRPDLTMPADLVEEVLRLQGLEDIPSIVPTAPAGRGYTPRQRMRRSVNHALAWAGYAEILPTPFIANDVFDVWGLEDEDPRRVAVKVLNPLEADYATIGTTLLPSMIDSLRRNVTRGQRDVALYGVEQVSRPTQAEQKSPMLSVTQRPEDEELRSLLESLPEQPLHVAMIASGQRQLQGTWGSAVPFEAADAIEAARVVGRAAGVEFSFRNAEYLPWHPGRCAEILVGDTVVGHAGELHPQVCERAQIPARTVAMELNADLLPLEEKFPRPVLSSFPAVLQDLAVVVDASTPAQDVEDALREGAGELLEEIRLFDVYQSEVVGADKRSLTFSMRFRAVDRTLTEEEASEARESALAEASRRVGAVQRA; from the coding sequence ATGCTGATTTCCCAGTCTTGGCTGACCAGGATCCTGCAGACCGCAAACCCTGGATGGTCTGTGTCGAGCGAGGAGTTCGATGCTGGCTTCGTGAAGGTAGGTTTCGAGACGGAGGGCTACGAGGCGCTCCCGGAAACCACCGGCGTGCTGTGCATCGGCCGCGTGGAGAGCATCGAGGAGCTGGAGGGCTTTAAGAAGCCGATCCGCTACTGCGATGTGAACGTGGGGCAGGCCAATGGTACGGGCGAGCTGCAGCACATCATTTGCGGTGCCCGGAACTTTGGCGAGGGCGATAACGTTGTCGTGGTGCTTCCAGGCAGTGTATTGCCGGGCAATTTCGAGATTTCTGCGCGCAAAACCTATGGGAAGATCTCCGAGGGAATGATGTGCTCCGCCGCCGAGCTGGGCCTGACGCAGCAGTCCGCCGGGATTATTACCATTTCCGACGCCGAGCTTGCGGACCACGGGCTGTCCGTCGGTGATGACGCTCGTGGGATTCTGGGGCTGGATGACACCGTGTTTGATGTCAACATCACGCCGGACCGCGGCTACGCGTTGAGCGCTCGCGGTCTGGCCCGCGAGCTGGGCTCCAGCTTCGCGTTGCAGTTCCGCGATCCTGCGACGGATCCGTCGGCGGCGGCACTCAGTAACGATCTGTTTGCGGGTCTGCCGGGTACCGACGGAGAGATCTACGATGTGTCCGTGGACGACAACACCGGGTGCTCCGTGTTCGGTATGCGCAAGGTGGTGGGGATCGACCCAACGGCCGAGTCTCCACTGTGGATGCAGCGTGAGCTGATGCTGTGTGGTCAGCGTCCGGTCAATGCTGCGACCGACGTGACGAACTATGTGATGTTCCTGCTGGGCCAGCCGATGCATGCCTTCGACGCGGCGAAGGTTCAGGGCGGATTGCACGTGCGCCGCGCTGAGGCGGGGGAGAAGCTCACCACTTTGGATGGGGTGGAACGCACCCTGGATGCCGAAGACGTGGTGATCTGCGATGATAATGGCATCCAGTCCATGGCGGGCGTGATGGGCGGCTCCACGTCCGAGATCTCGGATGAGACCGTGGACGTCCTGTTCGAGGCGGCGCACTGGGATCAGATCACGGTGGCGCGCACGTGCCGCCGGCACAAGTTGTCCTCGGAGGCGTCTCGCCGCTTCGAGCGCGGCACGGACCCGCAGGTCATTAATGAGGCACTGGACTTTGCCGTCGCCCTTCTGGCACAGATTGCCGGCGGTGAGGTTGTGGAAGGCCGCACGGTGGTGGGATCTGCGCCAGAGATGCCGCAGATCCTGATGCACACCTCCCGCCCGGGCCGCACCGCCGGCATGGTGTACCCGGATGGAACCACTATTTCTCGCCTCCGCGAGGTGGGCTGTACCGTTCGCGAGACCGGCCACCGCGATGGCCTGGGTGCGCGTGAGATCGAGGTGACCCCACCATCCTGGCGTCCAGATCTGACGATGCCGGCTGACCTGGTGGAAGAGGTTCTGCGCTTGCAGGGCCTGGAGGATATCCCGTCGATTGTTCCTACTGCGCCGGCTGGACGTGGCTACACCCCACGTCAGCGTATGCGTCGCAGCGTCAACCACGCGCTGGCGTGGGCGGGCTATGCGGAGATTCTTCCTACTCCGTTTATCGCCAACGATGTGTTCGACGTGTGGGGCTTGGAGGACGAGGACCCGCGTCGTGTTGCCGTGAAGGTGTTGAACCCGCTGGAGGCGGATTACGCAACCATCGGTACCACTTTGCTTCCGTCCATGATTGATTCTTTGCGCCGCAATGTGACGCGTGGTCAGCGCGATGTGGCGCTGTACGGCGTGGAGCAGGTATCCCGTCCAACTCAGGCGGAGCAGAAGTCTCCGATGCTCTCGGTTACGCAGCGGCCAGAGGATGAGGAGCTGCGCTCCCTGCTGGAGTCCCTGCCGGAGCAGCCGTTGCACGTTGCGATGATTGCCTCGGGTCAGCGCCAACTGCAGGGTACGTGGGGTTCCGCGGTGCCGTTTGAGGCTGCCGATGCCATTGAGGCGGCACGCGTGGTGGGACGCGCTGCGGGCGTGGAGTTTAGCTTCCGTAACGCGGAGTACCTGCCGTGGCACCCAGGACGCTGCGCGGAGATCCTGGTGGGAGATACCGTGGTGGGCCATGCCGGTGAGCTGCATCCTCAGGTGTGTGAGCGCGCGCAGATCCCTGCCCGTACCGTAGCGATGGAGCTGAACGCGGATCTGCTGCCACTGGAGGAGAAGTTCCCCCGTCCGGTGCTGTCCAGCTTCCCGGCGGTGCTGCAGGATCTGGCGGTTGTGGTGGATGCATCCACGCCGGCGCAGGATGTGGAGGATGCCCTCCGTGAGGGCGCCGGGGAGCTCCTGGAGGAGATTCGCCTGTTCGACGTGTACCAGTCGGAGGTCGTGGGTGCCGACAAGCGCTCGTTGACGTTCAGCATGCGCTTCCGCGCCGTGGACCGGACGTTGACGGAGGAAGAAGCTTCGGAAGCACGCGAGTCTGCTCTGGCGGAGGCGTCTCGTCGCGTGGGCGCGGTGCAGCGCGCATAA
- the rplT gene encoding 50S ribosomal protein L20, translated as MARVKRSVNAKKKRREVLNSAKGYRGQRSRLYRKAKEQMLHSKTYEFRDRRARKGDFRKLWIQRINAGARQNGITYNRLIQGLRLAEIEVDRKILAELAVNDFDAFTALCDAAKAALPEDVNAPAAQ; from the coding sequence GTGGCACGTGTCAAGCGCTCAGTGAACGCTAAGAAGAAGCGTCGCGAAGTACTCAACTCCGCAAAGGGCTACCGTGGTCAGCGCTCCCGCCTGTACCGCAAGGCTAAGGAGCAGATGCTCCACTCCAAGACCTACGAGTTCCGCGACCGTCGCGCTCGTAAGGGCGACTTCCGCAAGCTGTGGATCCAGCGCATCAACGCAGGTGCACGCCAGAACGGCATCACCTACAACCGCCTGATCCAGGGTCTGCGCCTGGCCGAGATCGAGGTTGACCGCAAGATCCTGGCTGAGTTGGCTGTCAACGACTTCGACGCATTCACCGCTCTGTGCGACGCTGCCAAGGCAGCTCTGCCAGAGGACGTGAACGCTCCAGCTGCCCAGTAA
- a CDS encoding TrmH family RNA methyltransferase, whose translation MSETELFTERTPRVVKAAKLHRAAARRKMGAFLAEGENSVEAAVATGSATDLFLTEAAAERFEPIVRSAKYLNIYTHFITERAAKHLSDTVHTTGIFAVCKPVLWSVDKALAGRPQLVSVPVETNDPGNAGTLIRVADAMGADACIFAGESVDPQSPKAVRSTAGSLFHLPVARHTGIKDVLGRLRAHGLQIVATSADGEVSLDHAGDLLSKPTAWLFGNEAHGLGEELLAEADVRVRIPIRGRAESLNLATAASICLYESAKALSSGDDGDDHAALDPLV comes from the coding sequence ATGTCTGAGACAGAGCTGTTCACGGAGCGAACACCACGAGTGGTGAAAGCCGCAAAGCTTCACCGCGCCGCAGCCCGCAGAAAAATGGGGGCCTTCCTGGCGGAAGGGGAGAACTCGGTAGAAGCCGCCGTAGCCACCGGCTCCGCCACCGATCTCTTTCTCACCGAAGCCGCAGCCGAGCGCTTCGAGCCCATCGTGCGCAGCGCGAAGTACCTCAACATCTACACTCATTTCATCACTGAGCGTGCCGCGAAGCACCTCTCGGATACCGTGCACACCACTGGCATTTTCGCCGTGTGCAAGCCTGTGTTGTGGAGCGTGGACAAGGCCTTGGCGGGTCGGCCGCAGCTCGTCAGCGTTCCCGTTGAAACCAATGATCCCGGAAACGCCGGCACGCTCATCCGCGTCGCCGACGCGATGGGTGCCGATGCCTGCATTTTTGCCGGTGAGTCAGTCGATCCGCAATCTCCCAAGGCTGTGCGTTCCACTGCTGGATCCCTGTTCCATCTGCCCGTCGCGCGCCACACCGGCATCAAGGACGTCCTGGGCCGCCTGCGGGCGCATGGTCTGCAGATTGTGGCCACGTCGGCCGATGGGGAGGTGAGCCTCGACCACGCCGGCGATCTGTTGTCCAAGCCCACCGCATGGCTGTTCGGCAACGAAGCCCATGGGCTCGGTGAGGAACTTCTTGCAGAGGCAGACGTGCGCGTGCGCATCCCCATCCGGGGACGGGCGGAATCGCTGAACCTCGCGACGGCGGCGTCGATATGTCTCTATGAATCCGCGAAGGCCTTGAGTTCGGGCGACGACGGCGACGATCATGCCGCCTTGGACCCCCTCGTCTGA
- the pheS gene encoding phenylalanine--tRNA ligase subunit alpha, giving the protein MTDSGDAHDVELTEASLNAAAEQAEQAFSAAEDLDQLATARRKHLGDEAPIPAARRRLGSLPKDQRKDAGRIVNMARGRVEKAYAVAKEALEIKRNEEVLKAERIDVTQPTTRGQVGAQHPITILSEQIADIFVGMGWEIADGPEVEAEYFNFDSLNFIPDHPARTLQDTFHIAPAGSSQVLRTHTSPVQMRTMLDREVPIYIACPGRVFRTDELDATHTPVFHQVEGLAVDKGLTMAHLKGTLDHLAKTLFGPETKTRIRPNYFPFTEPSAEVDVWFPNKKGGAGWIEWGGCGMVNPNVLTAAGIDPDEYQGFAFGMGIERTLQFRNGLPDMRDMVEGDVRFTLPFGVRG; this is encoded by the coding sequence GTGACTGATTCCGGAGATGCTCACGACGTCGAGTTGACCGAAGCCAGCCTAAATGCCGCCGCTGAACAGGCCGAACAGGCGTTTTCCGCCGCTGAGGATTTGGATCAGCTGGCCACGGCTCGGCGCAAACACCTGGGTGATGAGGCTCCCATCCCCGCTGCTCGTCGACGCCTCGGCTCACTGCCGAAAGACCAGCGTAAAGATGCAGGCCGCATAGTTAACATGGCTCGTGGGCGCGTGGAGAAGGCCTACGCGGTGGCCAAGGAAGCTCTGGAGATTAAGCGCAACGAGGAAGTGCTCAAGGCCGAGCGCATCGACGTGACGCAGCCAACCACGCGCGGTCAGGTGGGCGCGCAGCACCCCATCACGATCTTGTCCGAGCAGATCGCGGACATTTTCGTGGGCATGGGCTGGGAGATTGCCGATGGCCCTGAGGTGGAGGCGGAATACTTCAACTTCGACTCTCTGAACTTCATCCCGGACCACCCGGCGCGTACGCTGCAGGACACGTTCCACATCGCGCCCGCGGGTTCCTCGCAGGTGCTGCGCACGCACACTTCGCCGGTGCAGATGCGCACGATGCTGGACCGCGAGGTTCCCATCTACATCGCCTGCCCGGGCCGCGTGTTCCGCACTGACGAGTTGGATGCCACGCACACTCCCGTGTTCCACCAGGTGGAAGGGCTGGCCGTGGACAAGGGCCTGACGATGGCTCATCTCAAGGGCACGCTGGATCACCTGGCAAAGACGCTGTTCGGGCCGGAGACCAAGACGCGCATCCGTCCGAACTACTTCCCGTTCACGGAGCCTTCTGCGGAGGTGGACGTGTGGTTCCCGAACAAGAAGGGAGGCGCAGGATGGATCGAGTGGGGCGGCTGCGGCATGGTGAACCCCAATGTGCTGACCGCGGCGGGCATTGACCCCGATGAGTACCAGGGCTTTGCCTTCGGAATGGGCATCGAGCGCACCCTGCAATTCCGTAATGGTTTGCCGGACATGCGTGACATGGTGGAGGGAGATGTTCGTTTCACTCTTCCCTTTGGTGTCCGAGGATAG
- the argC gene encoding N-acetyl-gamma-glutamyl-phosphate reductase, translating to MLTIAIAGATGYAGGEALRLLLNHPGYTKDFQIGPLTGASNAGARFGDLVPSLPPLAERVVENTTPEVLATADVAILALPHGVSAALAAELPESVKVIDCGADFRLKSQADWEKYYGTEYAGHETYGIPEMPGHREAIKTSRFVAAPGCFPTGATLAALPGIHAGVMEPQVSVVSVTGVSGAGKKAAVNLLGAETMGNLRAYGVGTHRHTPEITQNLAEVAPAENTDVHVTFTPVLAPLTRGILTTVTARTQASAQEVRAAYEAFCADEPFLHLLPEGQQPETKNVVGSNMVHLQVTVNDGMIVATSAIDNLTKGTAGAVVQCLNLMMGWDETAGLPQTGM from the coding sequence ATGCTCACTATCGCGATTGCCGGTGCCACAGGATATGCAGGCGGAGAAGCCCTCCGCCTGCTGTTGAATCACCCAGGCTACACCAAAGATTTCCAGATCGGTCCCCTGACTGGAGCGTCTAACGCGGGTGCCCGCTTTGGTGATCTGGTCCCCAGCCTTCCGCCACTGGCAGAGCGAGTAGTAGAAAACACCACGCCCGAGGTGCTCGCCACCGCGGACGTTGCCATCCTCGCCCTGCCGCATGGCGTATCCGCCGCATTGGCCGCGGAGCTGCCCGAGTCCGTGAAGGTCATCGACTGCGGTGCTGATTTCCGCTTGAAGAGCCAGGCGGACTGGGAGAAGTACTACGGTACCGAATACGCGGGCCACGAAACTTATGGCATCCCGGAAATGCCTGGCCATCGAGAGGCTATCAAGACTTCCCGCTTCGTGGCCGCCCCTGGCTGTTTCCCCACCGGAGCCACCCTTGCGGCACTGCCCGGCATCCACGCTGGGGTGATGGAACCACAGGTAAGCGTGGTGTCCGTCACGGGAGTGAGCGGCGCAGGAAAGAAGGCTGCCGTCAACCTACTGGGCGCAGAAACGATGGGTAACCTCCGGGCCTACGGCGTGGGCACGCATCGCCATACCCCGGAGATCACGCAGAACCTCGCGGAGGTCGCACCCGCAGAAAACACGGACGTGCACGTCACCTTCACCCCGGTCCTCGCACCGCTTACGCGCGGCATTCTCACCACCGTGACGGCCAGGACCCAGGCATCCGCCCAGGAAGTACGTGCCGCCTATGAGGCCTTCTGCGCAGACGAACCGTTCCTGCACCTGCTGCCGGAAGGCCAGCAGCCAGAAACCAAGAACGTGGTGGGGTCCAACATGGTGCACCTCCAGGTCACGGTGAATGACGGGATGATCGTCGCCACCAGCGCCATTGATAATTTGACGAAGGGCACCGCCGGTGCCGTTGTGCAGTGTCTCAACCTCATGATGGGGTGGGACGAGACCGCGGGTCTGCCGCAGACAGGAATGTAA